Proteins encoded together in one Bradyrhizobium sp. PSBB068 window:
- a CDS encoding PAS-domain containing protein, whose amino-acid sequence MSGVVAAMRRTLLSCTSLARDGMLGLAMSALLPARSSFAAEGLVAQAMSEHFGFNHQEVAVLATSFALVGFSVVAAILLMRTRLRATRNEQQLQSEITDLQAQSDRLRALLFVEPQVLISWAAGDNRPQISGDISLVMSQEGSPQRILAFGTWLPPEPALQMDHAVDALRDKGEAFLLNLSTSAGRAIEAMGRAIGGQAIVRIRELGGLRRELAESNLRYKTLQEETELLRDFAAAAPWPIWAKSLEGNLRYANAAYVRATEGKSVSDALQRNLELLESDQRSELTRALNDNASYAARLPIVVSGERRIYDVQALKLSGGSAGIAIDASEAAALRAAIARMVEAHRRTLDQLSSGVAVFDADRRLTFYNESYRRLWGLDQAFLDSNPDDSSVLDRLRANRKLPEQPDFRAWKAKLHEAYRAVESETYTWFLPDGRAISVVTTPNLEGGVTYLFDNVTESLDLARRYDRLTRVQRETLDNLGEAVAVFGSNGRAELFNPPFAKMWKLPADALQGEPHIEQVEALCRPLFDDALTWRTLREQITAIENRAQVALKLERKDGSVLNCMTIPLPDGKTLLAFQDITDTENVERALRERNEALETADQMKVDFVHHVSYELRAPLTTIIGFAHFLSDPSTGPLTPKQAEYLDYVTKSTNALLALTNNILDLATIDAGAMKLELGPVNIGQAIEAAAEGIQDRLATDRITLKVDIEPNIGAFVGDERRVVQVLYNLLANAVGFSPHDATVTISAHRTAHSVVFAVTDAGPGIPAEMRDKVFNWFESHSHGSRHRGAGLGLSLVRSFVELHGGRVRVDSTVGRGTTVTCDFPIDQTAHRNAAE is encoded by the coding sequence ATGTCGGGCGTAGTCGCGGCAATGCGTCGAACCCTGCTGTCATGCACCTCACTGGCGCGCGACGGCATGCTTGGGCTCGCCATGTCGGCATTGCTGCCGGCCCGCAGCTCGTTCGCCGCCGAGGGCCTGGTGGCCCAGGCGATGTCGGAGCATTTCGGTTTCAACCATCAGGAGGTTGCGGTTCTCGCGACCTCGTTCGCGCTGGTCGGCTTCTCCGTCGTCGCCGCGATCCTGTTGATGCGCACCCGCCTGCGCGCGACCCGCAACGAGCAGCAGCTGCAATCCGAGATCACGGACCTGCAGGCGCAATCCGACCGGCTGCGCGCATTGCTGTTCGTCGAGCCGCAGGTCCTGATCTCCTGGGCCGCCGGCGACAACCGGCCGCAGATCTCGGGCGATATCTCGCTGGTGATGTCGCAGGAGGGCTCGCCGCAACGCATCCTCGCCTTCGGAACCTGGCTGCCGCCGGAGCCGGCGCTGCAGATGGACCACGCGGTCGACGCGTTGCGCGACAAGGGCGAGGCGTTCCTGCTCAACCTCTCGACCTCGGCCGGCCGCGCCATCGAGGCGATGGGCCGCGCGATCGGCGGCCAGGCCATCGTGCGGATCCGCGAGCTCGGCGGCCTGCGCCGCGAGCTTGCCGAATCCAACCTGCGCTACAAGACGCTGCAGGAGGAGACCGAGCTGCTGCGCGATTTCGCCGCCGCCGCGCCGTGGCCGATCTGGGCCAAGAGCCTCGAGGGCAATCTGCGCTATGCCAACGCCGCCTATGTCCGCGCGACCGAGGGCAAGAGCGTGTCGGACGCGTTGCAGCGCAATCTCGAGCTGCTCGAAAGCGACCAGCGCAGCGAACTGACGCGCGCGCTCAATGACAATGCGAGCTATGCCGCGCGGCTGCCGATCGTGGTCAGCGGCGAGCGGCGGATCTACGACGTCCAGGCGCTGAAGCTCTCCGGCGGCAGCGCCGGGATCGCGATCGACGCCAGCGAGGCGGCGGCGTTGCGCGCGGCGATCGCGCGGATGGTCGAAGCGCACCGCCGCACCCTCGACCAATTGTCCTCCGGCGTCGCGGTGTTCGATGCCGACCGGCGGCTCACTTTCTACAACGAATCCTATCGGCGGCTGTGGGGCCTCGACCAGGCCTTCCTCGACAGCAACCCCGACGATTCCAGTGTCCTCGATCGCCTGCGCGCCAACCGCAAGCTGCCCGAGCAGCCGGACTTCCGGGCCTGGAAGGCCAAGCTGCACGAGGCCTATCGCGCGGTCGAATCCGAGACCTACACCTGGTTCCTGCCCGACGGCCGCGCCATCAGCGTCGTCACCACGCCGAACCTCGAAGGCGGCGTCACCTACCTGTTCGACAACGTCACCGAGAGCCTCGACCTCGCGCGCCGCTACGACCGCCTGACGAGGGTGCAGCGCGAGACCCTCGACAATCTCGGCGAAGCGGTCGCGGTGTTCGGCAGCAACGGCCGCGCCGAATTGTTCAATCCGCCGTTCGCCAAGATGTGGAAGCTGCCGGCCGATGCGCTGCAGGGCGAACCGCATATCGAGCAGGTGGAAGCGCTGTGCCGGCCGCTGTTCGACGACGCCCTGACCTGGCGGACGCTGCGCGAGCAGATCACCGCGATCGAGAACCGCGCCCAGGTCGCGCTGAAGCTCGAGCGCAAGGATGGCAGCGTGCTGAACTGCATGACCATCCCGCTGCCCGACGGCAAGACCCTGCTCGCCTTCCAGGACATCACCGACACCGAGAATGTCGAGCGGGCGCTGCGCGAACGCAACGAGGCGCTGGAAACCGCCGACCAGATGAAGGTGGATTTCGTCCACCACGTCTCCTACGAGCTGCGCGCGCCGCTCACCACGATCATCGGCTTCGCGCATTTCCTCAGCGATCCCTCGACCGGACCGCTGACGCCGAAGCAGGCCGAGTATCTCGACTACGTCACCAAATCGACCAACGCGCTACTGGCGCTGACCAACAACATCCTCGATCTCGCCACCATCGACGCCGGCGCGATGAAGCTCGAGCTCGGCCCGGTCAATATCGGCCAGGCGATCGAGGCCGCCGCCGAAGGCATCCAGGATCGCCTCGCCACCGACCGCATCACGCTGAAGGTCGATATCGAGCCCAACATCGGCGCCTTCGTCGGCGACGAGCGGCGCGTGGTGCAGGTGCTGTACAATCTGCTCGCCAACGCCGTCGGCTTCTCGCCGCATGACGCCACCGTCACCATCAGCGCGCACCGCACCGCGCACAGCGTAGTGTTCGCGGTGACCGACGCCGGTCCCGGCATTCCAGCCGAGATGCGCGACAAGGTGTTCAACTGGTTCGAGAGCCATTCGCACGGCTCGCGGCATCGTGGCGCCGGGCTCGGCCTGTCGCTGGTCCGCTCCTTCGTCGAGCTGCATGGCGGCAGGGTCCGCGTCGATTCGACCGTCGGCCGCGGCACGACCGTGACCTGCGACTTCCCGATCGACCAGACCGCACATCGCAACGCCGCGGAATGA
- the tsaE gene encoding tRNA (adenosine(37)-N6)-threonylcarbamoyltransferase complex ATPase subunit type 1 TsaE, which produces MTATSTFSVALANETATAELMADLALLIGAGDVITLSGDLGAGKTAAARALIRYLAADDTLEVPSPTFTLAQSYELPSFPLVHADLYRINDASELEEIGLAPLPDDIVVLIEWPERAPDAMPADRIDIALSHRPALGSAARAAEITGYGKAAAKVARLNELRRFLERAGFLSARRERMPGDASTRSYARLRNDDGSVILMNSPRRPDGPAIYNGRPYSAAVHLAEDVRPFVAIGNGLRKHGFSAPAIRHADLESGFLITEDLGGEGVIEGDPPRPIAERYEAAVDMLAALHREALPRQLPVTPDESYDIPVFDIDAWLIEIGLMLEWYLPDRGVQPSEELRTDFLGMWRGLLEKPAAAPRTWVIRDFHSPNIIWLAERTGILRVGIIDFQDALLGPAAYDVVSLLQDARIDVPEQLELSLLTRYIKARRATDESFDPAGFAELYAIMSAQRNTRLLGTFARLNRRDGKPQYLKHQPRIWTYLERSLAHPALTTFRIWYTANVPPPVP; this is translated from the coding sequence ATGACGGCGACCTCGACATTCTCGGTGGCGCTCGCGAACGAAACCGCGACGGCCGAGTTGATGGCGGACCTCGCGCTCCTGATCGGCGCCGGCGACGTCATCACGCTGTCGGGCGACCTCGGCGCCGGCAAGACCGCGGCCGCCCGCGCCCTGATCCGCTACCTCGCCGCCGACGATACGCTGGAAGTGCCGAGCCCGACCTTCACGCTGGCGCAGAGCTACGAGCTGCCGTCGTTCCCACTGGTTCATGCCGATCTCTACCGCATCAATGATGCGAGCGAGCTCGAGGAGATCGGGCTGGCGCCGCTGCCCGACGACATCGTGGTGCTGATCGAGTGGCCGGAGCGCGCGCCGGACGCGATGCCCGCTGATCGCATCGACATCGCACTCAGCCACCGCCCGGCGCTCGGATCGGCCGCGCGCGCCGCCGAGATCACCGGCTACGGCAAGGCCGCGGCCAAGGTCGCGCGGCTCAATGAGCTGCGCCGATTCCTCGAGCGCGCAGGCTTCCTCAGCGCGCGGCGCGAGCGCATGCCGGGCGACGCCTCGACGCGCTCCTACGCGCGGCTGCGCAACGACGACGGCAGCGTCATCCTGATGAACTCGCCGCGCCGCCCCGACGGCCCGGCGATCTACAACGGCCGGCCCTACAGTGCAGCGGTGCATCTCGCCGAAGACGTCCGGCCGTTCGTTGCGATCGGCAACGGCCTGCGCAAGCACGGCTTCTCCGCGCCTGCGATCCGGCACGCCGATCTGGAATCCGGCTTTCTGATCACCGAGGATCTCGGCGGCGAAGGCGTGATCGAGGGCGATCCGCCGCGCCCGATCGCCGAGCGCTACGAGGCCGCCGTCGACATGCTGGCCGCGTTGCACCGCGAGGCGCTGCCGCGGCAGCTGCCGGTGACACCGGACGAGAGCTACGACATCCCGGTGTTCGACATCGACGCCTGGCTGATCGAGATCGGGCTGATGCTGGAATGGTATCTGCCCGACCGCGGCGTGCAGCCGAGCGAGGAGCTGCGCACCGATTTCCTCGGGATGTGGCGTGGCCTGCTGGAAAAGCCCGCCGCGGCGCCGCGGACCTGGGTGATCCGCGACTTCCATTCGCCGAACATCATCTGGCTGGCCGAGCGCACCGGCATCCTGCGCGTCGGCATCATCGACTTCCAGGACGCGCTGCTCGGCCCCGCGGCCTATGACGTGGTGTCGCTGCTGCAGGATGCGCGGATCGACGTGCCCGAGCAGCTCGAACTGTCGCTGTTGACCCGCTACATCAAGGCACGGCGCGCCACCGACGAGAGCTTCGATCCGGCCGGTTTCGCCGAGCTCTATGCGATCATGTCGGCGCAGCGCAACACCCGCCTGCTCGGCACCTTCGCGCGGCTCAACCGCCGCGACGGCAA